CCACACCAGCACGCCGAGGGTGTCGAAGAAGAAGAACAGGAACCAGTTGTAACGCACCGACCCCAGCATGAGCGTGAGCACCCACCTGGCCCAGGGGATGAAACGGGCGATGATGATCGCGGCCCCGCCGTAGAGGCGCATGGCGCGGCGGATCCAGCTCAGTGCCCGCCCGGGCCGGGAGTTCGGCCGGATGCGGTCGACCCGGTCCTTGAACCGGTGTCCGGCGTAGAAGCAGATGTTGTCGCCGATCATGGCCCCGGCGACGGCGAACCAGATCAGGTGCCAGATGTCCGGCGATCCGGTGGAGCCGGACCACGCCGCGCCGATGCTGAGGATCGTCTCGCTGGGAATGAGGGGAACCAGGGAGTCGACCAGGGTGAACAGCGTGACTATGGGCAGGAAGGCCGGGTAATTGACCACCGACTCCACCCAGAGGGTGAGCTGATCTTGCACGTTGAATAGTCCCGTCGATAAGCACGTGTGGATGTGTCGACCGATTCTATCCCGTGCGTCGCCGCCGGGGCCGCCCGGATCCGGCAGGCGCACCATTAAATACAGAGTAACGTGACACCGACGGGGTGGTCTGCGCTAGAGTCTGGCGATAAACACTCGAACACGGGTGTGACTGATCATCCGTGATCACCCGGGAAGGACGCGTAGACACATCGTGACGGAAGAAAACGGCGCAGGGGGCAAGACCCTCGTTATCGTCGAGTCGCAGACGAAGGCCAAGAAGATCCAGAAGTACCTCGGCAACCGCTACATCGTCGAGGCCTCGGTCGGCCACATCCGCGACCTTCCCCGCGGTGCCGCGGACGTCCCGGCGAAACACAAGAAGGAGCCGTGGGCGCGGCTCGGCGTCGACACGGACAACGGCTTCAAGCCGCTGTACGTGGTGAGCAACGACAAAAAGAAGAAGGTCGCCGACCTCAAGTCGAAGCTCAAGCAGGCCGACCAGCTCTTCCTCGCGACAGACCCCGACCGTGAGGGCGAGGCCATCGCGTGGCACCTGCTCGAGGTGCTCAACCCCAAGGTGCCCGTGCGCCGCATGGTGTTCAACGAGATCACCGAGGCCGCCATCAAGGACGCCGCGGCGAACACCCGCGACATCGACGACAACCTTGTCGATGCCCAGGAAACCCGTCGTATCCTCGACCGCCTCTACGGCTACGAGGTCTCCCCCGTGCTGTGGAAGAAGGTCATGCCACGGCTGTCCGCGGGGCGTGTCCAGTCCGTGGCCACCCGTGTCATCGTCGAGCGTGAGCGCGAGCGCATGGCGTTCGTCGCGGCCGGCTACTGGGATCTCACCGCCGACCTGGACACCGGCCAGAAGTCCGGCGATCCGGAGAACCCCCGTTCCTTCCAGGCCCGGCTGACGGGCGTCGACGGCAAGCGTGTGGCCCAGGGCCGCGACTTCGGCGACGACGGTGTGCTCAAGGACGCGAAGGGTGAGCTCATTGTCGTCGACAAGCCCACCGCCGAGGCGCTGGCCTCGGGGCTGCGGGATGCGGCGATGACCGTCGCGGCGGTCGAGGAGAAGCCGTACTCGCGCAAGCCGCAGGCGCCGTTCATGACGTCGACGCTGCAGCAGGAGGCCGGTCGACGCCTGCACTTCACCTCCGAGCGCACCATGCGCATCGCGCAGCGGCTGTACGAGAACGGCCACATCACCTACATGCGTACGGACTCGACCTCGCTGTCCGCGCAGGGCATGTCCGCCGCGCGCAACCAGGCCAAGGAACTCTACGGCCAGAACTACGTCTCGGACGCGCCCAGGCGCTACGACCGCAAGGTGAAGAACTCCCAGGAGGCGCACGAGGCGATCCGGCCAGCAGGAGAGCGCTTCTCGACGCCGGGTCAACTCTCCGGCCAGCTCGACACCGAGGAATTCAAGCTCTACGAACTGATCTGGGCCCGCACGGTCGCCTCGCAGATGGCCGATGCCCGGGGCACCTCGATGAAACTCACCATCACGGGCACCGCCGCCACCGGCGAGCAGACCGAATTCTCCGCCACCGGCCGCACCATCACCTTCCCCGGTTTCCTCCGGGCACTCTCCGGCGACGCGGGGGAGAAGAACGACACCCCGCGTCTGCCCCAGCTGAGCAGGGGCGACGACCTGACCGTGGACAAGATCACCGCGGACGGGCACACCACCAACCCGCCGGCGCGCTACACCGAGGCTTCCCTGGTGAAGAAGATGGAGGACCTGGGCATCGGTCGCCCGTCGACGTACGCGTCGATCATCAAGACGATCCAGGACCGCGGTTACGTCTACGCCCGGGGTAACGCTCTCGTGCCCAGCTGGGTCGCGTTCGCCGTGGTGGGGCTCATGGAGTCCAACTTCACCTCGCTGGTGGACTACGAGTTCACCTCCTCGATGGAGGATCAGCTCGACGCCATCGCCGAGGGTTCCGAGGACCGCACGGAGTGGCTCACCGGTTTCTACTTCGGTGACGCGGACGCCAGCGACGAGAAGGCGGAGGCGATCGCCAAGCGCGGCGGTCTGAAGTCGCTCATCGACGTCAACCTCGAGGCCATCGACGCCCGTCAGGTCAACTCCCTGCGGCTGTTCACCGACTCCGAGGGCCGCGACATCGTCGTGCGTGTCGGCCGCTACGGCCCGTACATCGAGCGTGTCGTCGGCCAGACGAAGGACGGCGAGCCCGAGTACCAGCGCGCCAACCTCCCCGAGGCCACCACCCCGGACGAGCTCACCCTCGAGGTGGCGGAGAAACTCTTCGCCACCCCGCAGGGCGGGCGCGAGCTCGGCCAGAACCCGGCGAATGACCGTGTCGTGGTGGCCAAGGAGGGCCGCTACGGCCCCTACGTCACCGAGCAGGTGCGTGACGACGAGCGTGAAAAGGCCGAGGCAGAGGCGGAGAAGGTCGTCGCCCGCGAACGCGAGCAGGAGGACGCGCAGCGCGCCGAGGAAGGCAAACGTAAGAAGAACTGGGACACCAAGACCGCGGAGAAGCAGAAGGAGAAGCGAGTTGCGGAAATCGTCGACGAGCTGCTCAAACCCTCCACCGCGTCGCTGTTCTCCACCATGGATCCCGGCTCGGTGACCCTCGAGGAGGCGCTGCGCCTGCTGTCGCTGCCCCGCGAGGTCGGCGTCGACCCTGCCGACGGTGAGCTCATCACCGCGCAGAACGGCCGTTACGGCCCGTACCTGAAGAAGGGCGCGGACTCCCGCTCTCTCGGTGGCGAGGAGGAGATCTTCACCGTCACGCTCGACGAGGCCCGGCGCATCTACGCCGAGCCGAAGCGTCGAGGGCGCGCCGCCGCGAAGCCGCCGTTGAAGACCCTCGGCGACAATGACGTCTCCGGCAAGCCCATGACCGTCAAGGACGGCCGCTTCGGCCCGTACGTCACGGACGGCGACACCAACGCGTCGCTACGCCGCGGCGACACCCCGGAGACACTCACCGACGCCCGTGCCAACGAGCTGCTCTCCGAGCGTCGCGCGAAGGAGGCCGCCGACGGCGGGGCTCCGGCGAAGAAGACGGCGGCCAAGAAGTCTCCCGTGAAGAAGACGACGGCGAAGAAAACCTCCTCAAAAAAGACCGTGAAAAAGCCGGCCAAGACCACCAAGCGTGTGGTCAAGGCCGGCTCCCGGAAGAAGTAGCTAGCTCGTCGCACTCTTCTCGCTGGCCGACTGCACCCAGCGGTAGCAGCCGAGGATGACGGCGACGAAGACGGCGATGCCCAGCCAGTTCGCCACCCCGGCGAAGGACTCGGGCATGACCGCCAGCGGTTCGGGCAGGCCCGTCGCCGCGATGACGCCCGCGAGCAGCACGCCGAAGAGGCTCTCGCCGACGATGAGGCCGGTGGCCAGCAGCACGCCCATGCGCTTGGCCGCCTCGGGGTTGCTGCGGCCTTCGGCCCAGCGGTTGTAGAACAGCCCGAGGAACGCGCCGACGGGGATGATGAGCGTGAGGCTCGCGGGCAGGTACATGCCCATGCCCACGGCCAGCGGCGGCAGGTGGAAACGGTTGCCGCTGACCCGGCCGAGGATCTCGTCGATGACGATGACCGCCGCGCCGATGAGCGCGCCGAGGCCGATGAGGTTCCAGTCGAGGGAGTCGCCGAAGATGCCCTCGGCCACCGAGGACATCAGGGCGGCCTGGGGAGCGGCCAACGCATCCTCGCCCGCGCCTTCCATGCCGGCGAAGCCGAAGCCCGTCAGCATGAGCTGGAGCACCGGGGGAATGATGATCGAGCCGAAGGCCACGCCGATGATGAGGGCGACCTGCTGCTTCCACGGGGTCGCGCCGACGAGCTGGCCGGTCTTCAGGTCCTGCAGGTTGTCGTTGGAGATGGTGGCGATACCGAAGACGACCGCGGCGGTGAACAGCGTGTAGGCCACCAGCGAGGGGCGTTGATGTCGCTCTCACTGCCGGTCACGGCCTTGATGAGCAGCGCGGCGGAGATGACCACGATGATGCCCACGCCGGAGATGGGTGAGTTCGACGCGCCGATGAGGCCGGCCATGTAGCCGCAGATGGAGGCGACGACGAGGCCGACGAGCAGCACGTAGACGATGCTGATGATGATCAGACCGCTGGCGTGGTGGGTGATCTCGGTGCCGTGGACGAAGACCCAGAGCAGCAGGCCGATGGGGATCATCGAGGCGAGAATGACACCGATCACGGTGGTGAAGGGGATGTCCCGCTCGGTCAGCGGCACGTCCTGGCCCGCCTGGCGTGAGCGCGAGGAGCGCAGCGCGTCGGTGATGCCGGAGACGATGGGGCGGAT
This sequence is a window from Corynebacterium doosanense CAU 212 = DSM 45436. Protein-coding genes within it:
- a CDS encoding DedA family protein — protein: MVRLPDPGGPGGDARDRIGRHIHTCLSTGLFNVQDQLTLWVESVVNYPAFLPIVTLFTLVDSLVPLIPSETILSIGAAWSGSTGSPDIWHLIWFAVAGAMIGDNICFYAGHRFKDRVDRIRPNSRPGRALSWIRRAMRLYGGAAIIIARFIPWARWVLTLMLGSVRYNWFLFFFFDTLGVLVWAGMISGASYLGGMLFQGSPLIGMVAGILAGMLVGLLVQKAQGRFMEWRDERQALSRA
- the topA gene encoding type I DNA topoisomerase, translated to MTEENGAGGKTLVIVESQTKAKKIQKYLGNRYIVEASVGHIRDLPRGAADVPAKHKKEPWARLGVDTDNGFKPLYVVSNDKKKKVADLKSKLKQADQLFLATDPDREGEAIAWHLLEVLNPKVPVRRMVFNEITEAAIKDAAANTRDIDDNLVDAQETRRILDRLYGYEVSPVLWKKVMPRLSAGRVQSVATRVIVERERERMAFVAAGYWDLTADLDTGQKSGDPENPRSFQARLTGVDGKRVAQGRDFGDDGVLKDAKGELIVVDKPTAEALASGLRDAAMTVAAVEEKPYSRKPQAPFMTSTLQQEAGRRLHFTSERTMRIAQRLYENGHITYMRTDSTSLSAQGMSAARNQAKELYGQNYVSDAPRRYDRKVKNSQEAHEAIRPAGERFSTPGQLSGQLDTEEFKLYELIWARTVASQMADARGTSMKLTITGTAATGEQTEFSATGRTITFPGFLRALSGDAGEKNDTPRLPQLSRGDDLTVDKITADGHTTNPPARYTEASLVKKMEDLGIGRPSTYASIIKTIQDRGYVYARGNALVPSWVAFAVVGLMESNFTSLVDYEFTSSMEDQLDAIAEGSEDRTEWLTGFYFGDADASDEKAEAIAKRGGLKSLIDVNLEAIDARQVNSLRLFTDSEGRDIVVRVGRYGPYIERVVGQTKDGEPEYQRANLPEATTPDELTLEVAEKLFATPQGGRELGQNPANDRVVVAKEGRYGPYVTEQVRDDEREKAEAEAEKVVAREREQEDAQRAEEGKRKKNWDTKTAEKQKEKRVAEIVDELLKPSTASLFSTMDPGSVTLEEALRLLSLPREVGVDPADGELITAQNGRYGPYLKKGADSRSLGGEEEIFTVTLDEARRIYAEPKRRGRAAAKPPLKTLGDNDVSGKPMTVKDGRFGPYVTDGDTNASLRRGDTPETLTDARANELLSERRAKEAADGGAPAKKTAAKKSPVKKTTAKKTSSKKTVKKPAKTTKRVVKAGSRKK